GACTTTCCATACCAAGCGGAGCGGAGATCCTGGACGCCTCGGGCATGACGGTCACCCCGGGCCTCATAGACGCACACACCCATATAGGAACCTGCCCGGAGGGAATTCCCTACTCCATGACTGACGAGAACGACATGACCGACCCGAGCACCCCTCAATTGAGGATATTGGACTCCATATACCCCTTCGACGAAGCCTTCGGAGAGGCTAGAAAGGGCGGGGTGACGGCGGTTCAGGTCCTTCCGGGAAGCGCCAACGTCATAGGAGGACAGGGGGCCGTCATAAAAACCAGAGGTCTAGTGGTGGACGAGATGGCTGTCCTTGCCCCGTCTGGAATGAAGGCAGCCCTGGGGGAGAATCCCATCGGGGTCTACAAGGAGAAAAACCAGCTTCCGACCACGAGGATGGGAAACGCCGCCTGCATGAGGAACACCCTTCAGGAAGCCTTCAACTACAAGGCCGCCAAGGAACACTGGCTCGCCAAAAAAGACGAGGACAAGGACCCCTTCGAGATAAAACCCGACATGGAGGCTCTGCTGCCGGTGGTGGAGAAAAAGATGCCCCTCAGGGTACACTGTCACAGGGCCGACGACATAGCGACGGCCATAAGGACCGCCGAGGAATTCGGGATAGACCTGACCTTGGAACACTGCACCGAGGGACACCTAATACCGGATTACCTAGCGTCGAAGAAAGTAATGGCCGCGGTAGGCCCCACCCTCTCCTGCCGCCCCAAGATAGAGCTCAGACACATGACCTGGGACACCCTCAAGGTCTTCTCCGAGAGAGGGATCCATTTCTGCATAATAACGGACCACCCGGTGACCCCGGTACACTCCCTTATGCTCTGCGCCACCATGGCCCATCGGGCTGGGCTGTCCAGAGAGGAAGCCCTAAGGGCAGTAACCCTGTCCCCGGCTGAACACCTTGGATTGGAGGCTAGGATGGGATCTCTGGAACCGGGAAAAGACGGGGACATAGTTCTATGGAAAGGCGACCCATTCGACGCAAGAACGGAGGTAGCCATAACCTTCATAGACGGAGTAGAGGTCTACAGGGCCTAGAAAAAAGGCGGAGCCGATATGTTCTCGGCTCCGCCTTTTTTTCTACCTCTCCAGAAGGAAACACGCCACCTCGTGATCCTTCTCCACCTCCACCAGAGGTGGTTCTTCCTCTCTGCATCTGTCCATGGCGTAAGGGCATCTGGTGTGGAACCGACATCCCGACGGCGGGTCTATAGGAGAGGGGATGTCACCCTCCAAGGGAACCCTCTCCACCTTCAATGTAGGATCAGGAAGGGGGATCGCCGACATCAACGCCTTGGTATAGGGATGAAGGGGATTGACGAATATCGAGTCCTTGGAGGTTA
This genomic stretch from Dethiosulfovibrio faecalis harbors:
- a CDS encoding amidohydrolase — protein: MLKAIVGGTVETISSGTIQGGTVLVEDGRIKAVGAGLSIPSGAEILDASGMTVTPGLIDAHTHIGTCPEGIPYSMTDENDMTDPSTPQLRILDSIYPFDEAFGEARKGGVTAVQVLPGSANVIGGQGAVIKTRGLVVDEMAVLAPSGMKAALGENPIGVYKEKNQLPTTRMGNAACMRNTLQEAFNYKAAKEHWLAKKDEDKDPFEIKPDMEALLPVVEKKMPLRVHCHRADDIATAIRTAEEFGIDLTLEHCTEGHLIPDYLASKKVMAAVGPTLSCRPKIELRHMTWDTLKVFSERGIHFCIITDHPVTPVHSLMLCATMAHRAGLSREEALRAVTLSPAEHLGLEARMGSLEPGKDGDIVLWKGDPFDARTEVAITFIDGVEVYRA